A part of Leishmania panamensis strain MHOM/PA/94/PSC-1 chromosome 34 sequence genomic DNA contains:
- a CDS encoding hypothetical protein (TriTrypDB/GeneDB-style sysID: LpmP.34.1500) — MNEAKVANILSYLDSAAETRCEVQNMRDGTLATSLSSAVPLTSSALQHITASSPAPSSIGASPNGTPTRLHAPPLRSASPPSVVVSAVPVSWITGGGAESAQNTYLGIKKRIEGMQFENEQLRRDNAELRSRLQQWRAEEAHRKEEMRESVQGEIDDLRTSHAKERKRFKAENEKLAKAKEELTCEVDKLTVRLRNEAAKHAEDTRRLEATNAAALSSLRTKWAAQEKVNREKWRLAEAKRIKESTLQSLEPDIVLLLNRHKAEKARLREEYENELRHRDEIIAAKDASVEELKSKLRREAEELLSREQEAVRDRLRDESERIHRQLEEERRLEQRRREHLEHHFEDQKLTLQREIERLGKEVLRLQSAQTTEQASFHEAVTTEVARITGEMNERMTNLKEKLMLEFANREKDAREENQRYLQAKEAEMRKKCELERDAAVTKVVQRLEEEHLRALESARGSDGMLRERYIQVTREKERLQVELDLVQEQLSTALEANRSKAEELQRIQDMTNLSEQHISAIEDKVRSEYTKRMSILDNEWQKKLHEFETQHVKEVWELQQRHSTAVQEVARLKSEFEMEKKSLEQRHHAELSQINERVLVAITKKENTIHHQSEQLLSLQEAVSLRDQELQRHRQLLL, encoded by the coding sequence ATGAACGAGGCGAAGGTGGCCAATATCCTTTCCTACCTTGACAGTGCTGCCGAGACGCGGTGCGAGGTGCAAAACATGCGAGACGGCACACTCGCTACCAGTCTCTCCAGCGCAGTGCCGCTCACGtcgtcagcgctgcagcacatcacGGCCAGCTCGCCGGCACCGTCATCCATTGGTGCCTCGCCGAACGGAACCCCGACCCGCCTCcacgcaccgccgctacgatcagcgtcgccgccatcTGTTGTTGTATCGGCGGTGCCCGTGTCGTGGATtaccggcggcggcgccgagtCTGCCCAGAATACATACCTCGGTATCAAGAAGCGTATTGAGGGCATGCAGTTCGAGAATGAGCAGCTTCGCCGCGACAATGCTGAGCTCCGCAGTCGCCTCCAGCAATGGCGTGCCGAGGAGGCACACCgcaaggaggagatgcgcgaGTCTGTACAGGGCGAGATAGACGATCTACGTACGTCTCATGCGAAGGAACGCAAGCGCTTCAAGGCGGAAAATGAGAAGCTGGCAAAGGCCAAGGAAGAACTGACGTGCGAGGTAGACAAACTTACGGTGAGGCTGCGCAACGAAGCGGCGAAACACGCTGAGGACACTCGGCGACTAGAGGCGACAAACGCAGCAGCCCTGTCGTCTTTGCGCACCAAATGGGCTGCGCAGGAGAAGGTGAACCGTGAGAAGTGGCGTCTGGCGGAGGCGAAACGCATCAAGGAATCGACGCTGCAGTCCCTCGAGCCAGAtattgtgctgctgctgaatcGGCACAAAGCTGAGAAagcgcggctgcgcgaggagTACGAAAATGAATTGCGCCATCGAGACGAGATCATCGCTGCCAAAGATGCCTCCGTAGAGGAGTTGAAGTCGAAGCTACGgcgggaggcggaggagctgctcagCCGCGAGCAGGAGGCTGTGCGAGATCGCCTCCGCGACGAGAGCGAACGCATTCATCGAcagctcgaggaggagcgccgtCTTGAGCAGCGAAGGCGCGAGCATCTAGAGCACCACTTTGAGGATCAGAAGCTCACGTTGCAACGAGAGATCGAGCGACTTgggaaggaggtgctgcgcctgcagagCGCACAGACAACGGAGCAGGCCTCCTTCCACGAGGCGGTGACAACGGAGGTGGCGCGCATCACAGGCGAGATGAACGAACGCATGACGAACCTAAAGGAGAAGCTGATGCTGGAGTTCGCAAACCGCGAGAAGGACGCACGGGAGGAAAACCAGCGCTATTTACAAGCaaaagaggcggagatgCGCAAGAAGTGCGAGCTGGAGCGCGACGCAGCGGTAACCAAGGTGGTACAGCggctcgaggaggagcacctgCGCGCCTTGGAGTCTGCGAGGGGTAGTGATGGGATGCTGCGGGAGCGCTACATACAAGTTACGCGTGAAAAGGAGCGACTGCAAGTGGAGCTTGACCTCGTCCAGGAGCAGCTAAGCACCGCCCTCGAGGCCAACCGCAGCAAagccgaggagctgcagcgcattcaAGATATGACAAACCTCTCGGAACAGCACATAAGCGCCATCGAGGACAAGGTACGCTCCGAGTACACGAAGCGCATGAGCATACTGGACAACGAATGGCAGAAGAAGCTTCACGAGTTCGAGACCCAGCACGTGAAAGAGGTATGGGAgctacagcagcgccacagcaccgccgtgcagGAGGTGGCTCGCCTGAAGTCTGAGTTTGAGATGGAGAAAAAATCCttggagcagcgccaccatgCAGAGCTAAGTCAGATCAACGAGCGCGTCCTCGTGGCCATCACGAAGAAGGAGAACACAATCCACCATCAGTCGGAGCAGCTGTTGAGCTTGCAGGAGGCTGTCAGTCTTCGAGACcaagagctgcagcgacatcgccagctgctgctgtga